One window from the genome of Lynx canadensis isolate LIC74 chromosome E3, mLynCan4.pri.v2, whole genome shotgun sequence encodes:
- the SRRM2 gene encoding serine/arginine repetitive matrix protein 2 isoform X7 encodes MQIKEFSVELPVEIGVKNRDLGGGKWLVWGQGPDPCFPAPPQERWCPPGHGAMYNGIGLPTPRGSGTNGYVQRNLSLVRGRRGERPDYKGEEELRRLEAALVKRPNPDILDHERKRRVELRCLELEEMMEEQGYEEQQIQEKVATFRLMLLEKDVNPGGKEETPGQRPAVTETHQLAELNEKKNERLRAAFGISDSYVDGSSFDPQRRAREAKQPAPEPPKPYSLVRESSSSRSPTPKQKKKKKKKDRGRRSESSSPRRERKKSSKKKKHRSESESKKRKHRSPTPKSKRKSKDKKRKRSRSTTPAPKSRRAHRSTSADSASSSDTSRSRSRSAAAKTHTITLTGRSPSPVSGRRGEGDAPSKEQGTTNTGQPSSPEPSTKQPSSPHEDKDKDKEKSAIRPSPSPERSSAGPEPPAPTPLLAEQHGGSPQPLATTTLSQEPVNPPSEASPTRGRSPPKSPEKPPQSSSESCPPSPQPTKVSRHASSSPESPKPAPAPGSRREISSSPASKSRSHGRAKRDKSHSHTPSRRVGRSRSPTTTKRGRSRSRTPTKRGHSRSRSPQWRRSRSAQRWGRSRSPQRRGRSRSPQRPGWSRSRNTQRRGRSRSARRGRSHSRSPAARGRSRSRTPARRARSRSRTPARRRSRSRTPARRRSRSRTPARRGRSRSRTPARRRSRTRSPVRRRSRSRSPARRSGRSRSRTPARRRSRSRTPARRGRSRSRTPARRGRSRSRTPVRRGRSRSRTPARRRSRSRSLVRRGRSHSRTPQRRGRSGSSSERKNKSRASQRRSRSNSSPEMKKSRVSSRRSRSLSSPRSKAKSRLSLRRSLSGSSPCPKQKSRTPPRRSRSGSSQPKAKSRTPPRRSRSGSSPPSNQKSKTPSRQSCSSSSPQPKVKSGTPPRQGSVTSPQANEQSATPQIQSRSESSPDPEVKSMTPSRHSCSGSSPPRVKSSTPPRGSRSGSSSPQPKVKAVMSPVQSHSGSSSPSPSRVTSKTPPRQSRSESPCSKMESRLLQRHSRSRSSSPDTKVKPGTPPRQSHSGSTSPCPKVKPQTPSGHSLCGSKSPCSQEKSKDLPAQSSGSFSLCPGVKSTTPPGEMYFVSSSLQQKGQSQTSPDPRSDTSSPDMKRSHSESPSLQSKSHTPLKGGRSRSSSPITELTPRSPTRPDRSELSSPRLKSGMSPEQSKSQSDSFPYPAMDSKSLLGQSRLEPSESKEKTGLLLQEDITVSSPGPRDKSSPFPVQDKSESSPVLRETPKTPSRERGGVGSSPDTKDQSMSAKPSQDEELMEVEKSEESSNQVLSHLSPELKEMAGGNFESSPEIEERPVSLTLDQSQSQTSLEAEVPAVASTWSGPHFSPEHKELSHSSPRENSFGSPLEFRNSGPVAEMNAGFSPEVKEDLNGSFPNQLETDPFVDMKEQSTRSSRRSSSELSPDAVEKAGMSSNQSVSSPVLDAVPRTPSRERSSSASPELKDGLPRTPSRRSRSGSSPGLRDGSGTPSRHSLSGSSPGMKDIPRTPSRGRSECDSSPEPKALPQTPRPRSRSPSSPELNNKCLTPQRERSGSESSVEQKTMARTPLGQRSRSGSSQELDGKPSASPQERSESDSSPDSKAKTRVPLRERSRSGSSPEVDSKARPSPRRSRSGSSPEVKDKLRVAPRAQSGSDSSPEPKAPALRALPRRSRSGSSSKGRGPSPDGSSSSESSPEHPPKSRTARRSSRSSPEPKTKSRTPPRRRSSRSSPELTRKARLSRRSRSASSSPETRSRTPPRRRRSPSVSSPEPAEKSRSSRRRRSASSPRAKTTSRRGRSPSPKPRGLQRSRSRSRREKTRTTRRRDRSGSSQSTSRRRQRSRSRSRVTRRRRGGSGYHSRSPARQESSRTSSRRRRGRSRTPPASRKRSRSRTSPAPWKRSRSRASPATHRRSRSRTPLVSRRRSRSRTSPVSRRRSRSRTSVTRRRSRSRASPVSRRRSRSRTPPVTRRRSRSRTPTRRRSRSRTPPVTRRRSRSRTPPVTRRRSRSRTSPIARRRSRSRTSPVTRRRSRSRTSPVTRRRSRSRTSPVTRRRSRSRTPPAIRRRSRSRTPLLPRKRSRSRSPLAIRRRSRSRTPRTTRGKRSLTRSPPAIRRRSASGSSSDRSRSATPPATRNHSGSRTPPVALNSSRMSCFSRPSMSPTPLDRCRSPGMLEPLGSSRTPMSVLQQAGGSMMDGPGPRIPDHPRTSVPENHAQSRIALALTAISLGTARPPPSMSAAGLAARMSQVPAPVPLMSLRTAPAASLASRIPAASAAAMNLAGARTPAIPTAVNLADSRTPAAAAAMNLASPRTAVAPSAVNLADPRTPAAPAVNLAGARTPAALAALSLTGSGTPPTAANYPSSSRTAQAAAPANLVGPRSAHATAPVNIASSRTPPAMAPASLTSARMAPALSGANLTSPRVPLTAYERVSGRTSPPLLDRARSRTPPGGPGSRTPPSALSQSRMTSERAPSPASRMVQTSSQCVLPPAQDRPRSPVPSAFSDQSRALLAQTTPVAGSQSLSSGTVAKTTSSAGDHNGMLSGPVPGVSHPEGGETPASTGAQQPSALATLQPAKERRSSSSSSSSSSSSSSSSSSSSSSSSSGSSSSDSEGSSLPAQPEVALKRGQN; translated from the exons ATGCAGATAAAGGAGTTTAGTGTGGAGCTTCCTGTTGAAATAGGGGTGAAGAACAGGGATTTGGGTGGTGGCAAGTGGTTAGTTTGGGGTCAGGGCCCTGACCCGTGTTTCCCCGCTCCCCCCCAGGAGCGGTGGTGCCCCCCCGGGCACGGGGCCATGTACAACGGGATCGGGCTGCCGACGCCCCGGGGCAGCGGCACCAACGGCTACGTCCAGCGCAACCTGTCCCTGGTGCGAGGCCGCCGGGGTGAGCGGCCTGACTACAAGGGAGAGGAGGAACTGCGGCGCCTGGAGGCTGCCCTGGTGAAGCGGCCTAATCCTGACATCCTGGACCACGAGCGCAAGCGGCGCGTGGAGCTGCGATGCCTCGAGCTGGAGGAGATGATGgaagagcaggg GTACGAGGAACAGCAAATTCAGGAAAAAGTGGCTACCTTTCGACTCATGTTGCTGGAGAAGGATGTGAAccctgggggaaaggaagagaccCCAGGGCAGAGGCCAGC GGTAACTGAGACTCACCAGTTGGCAGaactgaatgagaaaaagaatgagcGACTCCGTGCTGCCTTTGGTATCAGTGATTCCTATGTAGATGGCAGCTCTTTTGATCCTCAGCGTCGTGCTCGAGAAGCTAAACAACCAGCTCCAGAGCCTCCCAAACCTTACAG CCTTGTCCGGGAGTCCAGCAGTTCTCGCTCACCAACCCcaaagcaaaagaagaagaaaaagaagaaagatagagGACG CAGGTCAGAGAGCAGCTCTCCTCGACgagagaggaagaagagttcTAAGAAGAAGAAGCACAG GTCAGAATCTGAATCCAAAAAACGGAAGCATAG GTCTCCCACTCCAAAGAGCAAACGTAAATCTAAGGACAAGAAGCGGAAGCG GTCTCGTAGTACAACACCAGCCCCCAAGAGCCGCCGGGCCCACCGTTCAACGTCTGCTGACTCTGCTTCCTCTTCTGATACTTCCCGCAGTCG GTCTCGAAGTGCAGCAGCAAAGACCCATACAATTACCTTGACTGGGCGAAGTCCTTCCCCTGTTTCAGGGCGTCGAGGGGAGGGAGATGCACCTTCTAAGGAACAAGGTACCACCAACACAGGGCAGCCTAGCAGCCCAGAGCCCTCTACAAAGCAGCCTAGCAGTCCTCACGaggacaaagacaaagacaaggaG AAATCTGCAATTCGACCTAGCCCCTCTCCGGAAAGGAGCAGCGCAGGCCCAGAACCACCTGCTCCCACTCCGCTCCTTGCTGAGCAACATGGCGGCTCCCCACAACCCCTTGCAACAACCACCTTAAGTCAGGAGCCAGTGAACCCCCCATCTGAGGCTTCCCCAACCCGGGGCCGTTCACCACCTAAGTCTCCTGAGAAACCTCCCCAGTCGTCTTCAGAGAGCTGCCCACCATCCCCTCAACCTACCAAAGTTTCTCGACATGCCAGCTCTTCCCCTGAAAGTCCTAAACCTGCACCAGCTCCTGGGTCCCGCCGAGAGATTTCTTCTTCTCCCGCATCCAAGAGTCGCTCACATGGCCGAGCAAAGCGGGATAAGTCACATTCTCATACCCCTTCTCGAAGAGTGGGGAGGTCCCGTAGCCCTACCACCACTAAGAGGGGGCGATCTCGGTCTCGAACCCCTACCAAAAGAGGTCATTCTAGGTCCCGGTCCCCTCAGTGGCGTAGGTCCCGGTCTGCACAGAGGTGGGGACGGTCCAGAAGCCCCCAGCGACGTGGTCGTTCTAGGTCTCCTCAGCGACCAGGCTGGTCTAGAAGCAGAAATACCCAGAGAAGAGGCAGGTCTAGATCAGCAAGGCGAGGCAGGTCTCATTCTAGATCCCCAGCCGCTAGGGGCAGATCTCGTTCTAGAACGCCAGCCCGCCGGGCTAGATCTCGCTCTAGAACACCTGCCAGGCGGAGATCACGATCCAGAACACCTGCCAGGCGTAGGTCCCGCTCTAGAACACCAGCCCGGAGAGGCAGGTCTCGGTCTAGGACACCTGCTAGGCGCAGATCTAGGACCCGATCGCCAGTACGACGGAGGTCTCGTAGCAGATCACCAGCCAGGAGAAGTGGCAGGTCACGCTCTAGAACTCCAGCCAGACGTCGGTCACGCTCTAGAACACCAGCCAGGAGAGGGAGGTCTCGGTCTAGGACACCGGCAAGACGAGGACGATCTCGGTCTAGGACACCCGTGAGACGAGGACGATCTCGGTCTAGGACACCAGCAAGACGAAGATCTCGTAGTAGAAGTCTAGTTAGACGAGGAAGATCTCATTCTAGAACACCACAAAGAAGAGGCAGGTCTGGTTCGTCATCAGAGCGGAAGAACAAATCCAGAGCATCACAGAGGAGGAGCAGGTCCAACTCAAGCCCAGAAATGAAAAAATCTCGAGTTTCTTCGAGACGGAGCAGGTCTCTCTCTTCACCGCGGTCCAAAGCAAAATCTCGCTTGTCTTTGAGGCGAAGCCTTTCAGGATCCTCTCCGTGTCCTAAACAAAAGTCTCGGACACCACCAAGGCGCAGTCGCTCGGGATCATCCCAGCCGAAAGCTAAATCTAGAACACCACCAAGGCGAAGTCGTTCTGGTTCTTCTCCTCCTTCTAACCAGAAATCTAAAACACCTTCAAGACAGAGTTGTTCCAGTTCATCTCCTCAACCTAAAGTGAAGTCTGGAACACCACCAAGGCAAGGGTCTGTAACAAGTCCCCAGGCAAATGAACAATCTGCCACACCACAAATACAGAGCCGTTCAGAATCATCACCTGACCCTGAGGTGAAATCTATGACCCCTTCAAGACATAGCTGCTCTGGGTCCTCTCCTCCTAGAGTGAAATCTAGCACCCCTCCAAGAGGGAGCCGCTCTGGATCGTCATCTCCACAACCCAAAGTAAAGGCAGTAATGTCGCCAGTCCAAAGTCATTCTGGCTCCTCTTCTCCAAGTCCTAGTAGGGTAACCTCTAAAACACCGCCAAGGCAAAGCAGATCAGAGTCTCCTTGCTCCAAGATGGAATCTAGATTGTTGCAAAGACACAGCCGTTCTAGGTCCTCTTCACCAGATACCAAAGTGAAACCTGGAACACCACCAAGACAAAGTCACTCAGGGTCTACTTCACCATGCCCTAAAGTTAAGCCCCAAACTCCATCAGGGCACAGTCTTTGTGGATCTAAGTCCCCATGTTCCCAAGAGAAGTCTAAAGACTTACCAGCACAAAGTTCtggatccttctctctctgtccaggAGTAAAGTCTACCACACCACCAGGAGAAATGTATTTTGTCTCCTCTTCTCTGCAACAGAAAGGACAATCACAGACTTCACCAGACCCTAGATCTGATACTTCAAGTCCAGACATGAAACGGAGTCACTCTGAGTCTCCGTCTCTGCAGAGCAAATCTCACACACCTCTTAAGGGTGGCCGGTCCAGGTCCTCATCTCCAATCACTGAACTGACCCCCAGATCTCCAACGAGACCAGACAGAAGTGAATTGTCAAGCCCTAGGCTAAAATCTGGAATGTCTCCTGAGCAGAGCAAGTCTCAGTCTGACTCTTTCCCATATCCTGCCATGGACTCTAAATCTCTTTTGGGGCAGAGTAGATTGGAGCCTTCTGagtcaaaagagaaaacaggcttACTCCTTCAGGAAGATATTACTGTGTCATCTCCTGGACCAAGAGACAAATCTAGTCCTTTCCCAGTGCAGGATAAATCTGAGTCCTCACCAGTACTCAGAGAGACACCTAAAACCCCATCAAGGGAAAGAGGTGGTGTTGGGTCATCCCCAGATACAAAAGACCAAAGTATGTCAGCTAAGCCAAGCCAAGATGAGGAATTAATGGAGGTCGAGAAATCTGAAGAATCCTCAAACCAGGTCCTCTCTCATTTGTCTCCAGAACTTAAAGAAATGGCTGGAGGTAATTTTGAATCCTCACCTGAAATAGAAGAAAGACCTGTGTCTTTGACTCTTGACCAAAGCCAGTCACAGACTTCTTTGGAAGCAGAAGTCCCTGCAGTGGCCTCAACTTGGAGTGGGCCACATTTTTCTCCAGAGCATAAAGAGCTGTCTCATTCGTCCCCGAGGGAGAATAGCTTTGGATCACCTTTAGAATTTAGAAACTCAGGCCCTGTTGCAGAAATGAATGCTGGATTTTCTCCTGAGGTTAAAGAAGATTTGAATGGATCTTTTCCTAATCAGCTGGAGACAGATCCATTTGTAGACATGAAAGAACAATCTACAAGGTCCTCCAGACGCAGCAGTTCTGAGTTATCACCAGATGCAGTGGAAAAAGCAGGAATGTCTTCAAATCAGAGTGTTTCTTCACCAGTGCTCGATGCTGTACCCAGAACACCATCGAGGGAAAGAAGTAGCTCTGCATCTCCTGAACTGAAAGACGGTTTACCCAGAACCCCCTCAAGGAGAAGCAGGTCTGGGTCTTCTCCAGGACTTAGAGATGGGTCTGGGACTCCCTCGAGGCACAGCTTATCTGGGTCCTCTCCTGGAATGAAAGATATACCTAGAACACCGTCTAGGGGGAGAAGTGAATGTGATTCTTCTCCAGAACCAAAAGCTTTGCCCCAGACTCCTAGGCCAAGGAGTCGTTCTCCATCATCTCCAGAGCTCAACAACAAGTGTCTTACCCCCCAGAGAGAACGAAGTGGGTCAGAGTCGTCAgttgaacagaagaccatggctaGGACTCCTCTTGGACAGAGAAGTCGATCTGGGTCTTCTCAAGAACTTGATGGGAAGCCCAGTGCATCCCCTCAAGAAAGAAGTGAATCAGACTCTTCTCCAGATTCCAAAGCTAAGACACGAGTACCACTTAGAGAAAGGAGTCGGTCTGGGTCGTCTCCAGAGGTTGATAGCAAAGCCCGGCCTTCTCCTCGCCGTAGTAGGTCTGGCTCATCCCCTGAAGTTAAAGATAAGCTGAGAGTGGCACCCAGGGCACAGAGCGGTTCTGATTCTTCTCCTGAACCCAAGGCTCCTGCCCTTCGAGCTCTTCCCAGACGAAGCAGGTCAGGTTCATCAAGCAAAGGCAGAGGCCCTTCTCCTGACGGAAGCAGCAGTTCAGAGTCCTCTCCAGAACACCCACCCAAATCCAGAACTGCTAGAAGAAGCTCTAGGTCATCACCAGAGCCCAAGACCAAGTCCCGCACTCCACCTCGCCGTCGCAGCTCTAGATCGTCTCCTGAGCTGACTAGGAAGGCCAGGCTGTCTCGTAGAAGCCGCTCTGCATCGTCCTCACCAGAGACCCGTTCTAGAACCCCCCCGAGACGTCGAAGAAGTCCTTCAGTGTCTTCCCCAGAGCCAGCTGAAAAGTCAAGATCCTCACGCCGGCGGCGCTCAGCTTCATCCCCCCGTGCTAAGACAACTTCAAGGAGAGGCCGTTCTCCTTCACCAAAGCCTCGTGGGCTTCAGAGATCCCGTTCCCGctcaaggagagagaaaaccagaaCAACTCGACGTCGAGATAGGTCTGGATCTTCTCAGTCAACTTCGCGGAGAAGACAGCGGAGCCGGTCGAGGTCTCGGGTCACTCGTCGGCGGAGGGGAGGCTCTGGTTACCACTCAAGGTCACCTGCCCGGCAGGAGAGTTCCCGAACTTCTTCCCGACGCCGAAGAGGCCGGTCTCGGACACCCCCAGCCAGTCGGAAGCGGTCCCGCTCTCGTACATCACCAGCTCCATGGAAACGCTCACGGTCTCGGGCCTCTCCAGCCACTCACCGGCGGTCCAGGTCCAGAACACCTTTGGTCAGTCGCCGTAGGTCCAGGTCTCGAACTTCACCAGTCAGTCGGAGACGATCAAGGTCCAGGACATCGGTGACTCGACGAAGGTCTCGATCCAGAGCATCGCCAGTGAGTCGAAGGCGATCCAGGTCTAGAACGCCACCAGTAACCCGCCGTCGTTCAAGATCCAGAACCCCAACACGCCGGCGCTCCCGTTCTAGAACTCCACCGGTGACTCGAAGAAGGTCCAGATCTAGGACTCCACCAGTGACCAGGAGGCGATCTCGAAGCAGAACTTCCCCTATCGCTCGCAGGAGATCGAGATCCAGAACGTCTCCAGTCACCCGTAGGAGATCTCGATCTCGCACATCTCCTGTAACTCGAAGGAGGTCCCGCTCTCGAACCTCTCCGGTGACACGCCGCCGATCTCGGTCCCGAACGCCTCCTGCTATTCGGCGTCGCTCTAGATCTCGGACCCCATTGTTGCCACGCAAGCGTTCTCGAAGTCGCTCTCCCCTTGCTATCCGTCGCCGTTCCAGATCCCGTACTCCACGAACAACTCGGGGCAAACGGTCCTTAACGAGATCTCCTCCCGCCATCCGAAGACGTTCTGCATCTGGAAGTAGTTCTGATCGTTCACGTTCTGCTACTCCTCCGGCAACGAGAAATCATTCTGGTTCTCGGACCCCTCCAGTAGCGCTCAATAGCTCCAGAATGAGCTGTTTCAGTCGTCCTAGCATGTCACCAACTCCTCTGGACCGCTGTCGATCACCTGGAATGCTGGAACCCCTTGGCAGCTCTAGAACACCTATGTCTGTCCTGCAACAAGCCGGTGGCTCCATGATGGATGGTCCAGGTCCCCGAATTCCTGATCACCCGAGAACATCTGTGCCAGAAAATCACGCACAGTCTAGAATCGCACTTGCCCTGACAGCCATCAGTCTTGGCACTGCTCGGCCACCTCCATCCATGTCTGCTGCTGGCCTTGCTGCAAGAATGTCCCAAGTCCCAGCTCCAGTGCCTCTCATGAGTCTCAGAACGGCCCCAGCTGCCAGTCTTGCCAGCAGGATTCCTGCAGCTTCTGCAGCAGCGATGAATCTGGCCGGTGCCAGGACACCTGCCATACCAACAGCAGTGAACCTGGCTGACTCCAGAACGCCAGCTGCGGCGGCAGCCATGAACTTGGCCAGCCCCAGAACAGCAGTGGCACCTTCTGCTGTGAACCTCGCTGACCCTCGCacccctgcagccccagctgtGAATCTAGCAGGAGCCAGAACCCCGGCTGCCTTGGCAGCTCTGAGTCTCACCGGCTCTGGCACTCCCCCGACCGCTGCAAACTATCCCTCCAGCTCCAGAACAGCCCAGGCTGCAGCCCCTGCAAACCTGGTGGGTCCTAGATCTGCACATGCTACAGCTCCTGTGAATATTGCCAGCTCCAGAACCCCTCCAGCCATGGCACCTGCAAGCCTCACCAGTGCTAGAATGGCTCCAGCCTTGTCTGGTGCAAACCTTACCagcccccgggtgcccctcacTGCTTACGAACGTGTTAGCGGTAGAACCTCACCGCCACTTCTTGACCGAGCCAGATCCAGAACCCCACCAGGAGGCCCAGGCTCCAGAACCCCACCATCTGCCCTCAGCCAGTCTAGAATGACCTCTGAGCGGGCTCCCTCTCCTGCTTCTAGAATGGTCCAGACTTCCTCCCAGTGTGTTCTTCCTCCAGCTCAGGATCGACCTAGGTCCCCTGTGCCATCTGCTTTTTCTGACCAGTCCCGAGCTTTGCTTGCCCAGACCACCCCTGTAGCAGGGTCTCAGTCCCTCTCCTCTGGGACGGTGGCAAAGACCACGTCCTCTGCTGGTGACCACAACGGCATGCTCTCTGGTCCTGTCCCTGGGGTGTCCCACCCTGAGGGTGGGGAAACACCGGCCTCCACGGGGGCCCAGCAGCCTTCTGCATTGGCCACCCTGCAGCCGGCAAAGGAGCGGCGgagttcctcctcctcctcctcatccagctcctcctcttcatcctcgTCAtcgtcctcttcctcctcctcttcctccggTTCCAGTTCTAGCGACTCGGAGGGCTCTAGCCTTCCTGCTCAACCTGAGGTAGCGCTGAAGAG AGGACAGAACTAG
- the SRRM2 gene encoding serine/arginine repetitive matrix protein 2 isoform X8, translated as MQIKEFSVELPVEIGVKNRDLGGGKWLVWGQGPDPCFPAPPQERWCPPGHGAMYNGIGLPTPRGSGTNGYVQRNLSLVRGRRGERPDYKGEEELRRLEAALVKRPNPDILDHERKRRVELRCLELEEMMEEQGYEEQQIQEKVATFRLMLLEKDVNPGGKEETPGQRPAVTETHQLAELNEKKNERLRAAFGISDSYVDGSSFDPQRRAREAKQPAPEPPKPYSLVRESSSSRSPTPKQKKKKKKKDRGRRSESSSPRRERKKSSKKKKHRSESESKKRKHRSPTPKSKRKSKDKKRKRSRSTTPAPKSRRAHRSTSADSASSSDTSRSRRCTDHSEDTVPAL; from the exons ATGCAGATAAAGGAGTTTAGTGTGGAGCTTCCTGTTGAAATAGGGGTGAAGAACAGGGATTTGGGTGGTGGCAAGTGGTTAGTTTGGGGTCAGGGCCCTGACCCGTGTTTCCCCGCTCCCCCCCAGGAGCGGTGGTGCCCCCCCGGGCACGGGGCCATGTACAACGGGATCGGGCTGCCGACGCCCCGGGGCAGCGGCACCAACGGCTACGTCCAGCGCAACCTGTCCCTGGTGCGAGGCCGCCGGGGTGAGCGGCCTGACTACAAGGGAGAGGAGGAACTGCGGCGCCTGGAGGCTGCCCTGGTGAAGCGGCCTAATCCTGACATCCTGGACCACGAGCGCAAGCGGCGCGTGGAGCTGCGATGCCTCGAGCTGGAGGAGATGATGgaagagcaggg GTACGAGGAACAGCAAATTCAGGAAAAAGTGGCTACCTTTCGACTCATGTTGCTGGAGAAGGATGTGAAccctgggggaaaggaagagaccCCAGGGCAGAGGCCAGC GGTAACTGAGACTCACCAGTTGGCAGaactgaatgagaaaaagaatgagcGACTCCGTGCTGCCTTTGGTATCAGTGATTCCTATGTAGATGGCAGCTCTTTTGATCCTCAGCGTCGTGCTCGAGAAGCTAAACAACCAGCTCCAGAGCCTCCCAAACCTTACAG CCTTGTCCGGGAGTCCAGCAGTTCTCGCTCACCAACCCcaaagcaaaagaagaagaaaaagaagaaagatagagGACG CAGGTCAGAGAGCAGCTCTCCTCGACgagagaggaagaagagttcTAAGAAGAAGAAGCACAG GTCAGAATCTGAATCCAAAAAACGGAAGCATAG GTCTCCCACTCCAAAGAGCAAACGTAAATCTAAGGACAAGAAGCGGAAGCG GTCTCGTAGTACAACACCAGCCCCCAAGAGCCGCCGGGCCCACCGTTCAACGTCTGCTGACTCTGCTTCCTCTTCTGATACTTCCCGCAGTCG GCGCTGCACAGACCATTCGGAAGACACGGTCCCTGCCCTCTAG